A single Aspergillus chevalieri M1 DNA, chromosome 3, nearly complete sequence DNA region contains:
- the sidI gene encoding putative long-chain-fatty-acid-CoA ligase (COG:I;~EggNog:ENOG410PIIB;~InterPro:IPR000873,IPR020845,IPR042099,IPR025110;~PFAM:PF00501,PF13193;~SMCOG1002:AMP-dependent synthetase and ligase;~antiSMASH:Cluster_3.1), giving the protein MTTNRPSVRRLQQTLSHVQPKPAPLQLSIVEGPTEPELLEITLGELLTLQSLKYSDYECLVFPWTGARWTYSDLNDESDRVARGFLAMGIQKGDRIGIMAGNCEQYISVFFGAARVGAILVVLNNTYTPSEVYYALSHTDCRLLFMTPQIGRHELFDVLSTLGPHPTRKGSSKALEEIIILRGQYQEFGTYGSFIERGQWLPDHILAEREDILQPDDVCNLQFTSGSTGNPKAAMLTHHNLVNNSRFIGDRMDLSSFDILCCPPPLFHCFGLVLGMLAVVTHGSKIIFPGETFDAKAVLHAVSDEKCTALHGVPTMFEAILSVPKPENFDCSNLRTGIIAGAPVPRPLMKRLFGELNMTEYTSSYGLTEASPTCFNALTTDTIETRLMTVGKVMPHAKAKIIDVKGNIVPVGQRGELCMTGYQLTKGYWNNPEKTSETLTTDENGVIWLKTGDEAVFTPEGYCTITGRFKDIIIRGGENIYPLEIEERLTAHPAIEVASVIGVPHQKYGEVVGAFILVAAGYTRPSDEELRAWTRETLGRHKAPQHVFVFGEEGVDRTIPVTGSGKVRKVDLRKMAGGVLERRAQ; this is encoded by the exons ATGACCACCAACCGGCCCAGCGTACGGCGTCTCCAACAAACCCTATCCCATGTCCAACCCAAGCCGGCTCCGTTGCAACTATCAATTGTCGAAGGTCCAACAGAGCCAGAACTGTTGGAAATTACCCTAGGCGAGCTCCTGACCCTTCAGAGCCTGAAATACAGCGACTACGAATGTCTGGTATTCCCATGGACCGGAGCGCGATGGACCTATTCCGACCTGAACGATGAAAGCGACCGTGTTGCTCGGGGCTTTCTGGCCATGGGCATTCAAAAAGGTGACCGCATTGGTATTATGGCTGGCAATTGTGAGCAATATATTTCTGTCTTCTTTGGAGCGGCGCGTGTTGGTGCGATACTCGTCGTGCTCAACAATACATATACTCCGTCGGAGGTGTACTACGCGCTCAGTCATACCG ACTGCAGATTGCTTTTCATGACACCCCAGATCGGCCGCCACGAATTGTTCGATGTGCTGTCCACACTCGGGCCGCATCCCACGCGGAAGGGATCATCGAAGGCGCTCGAAGAGATCATCATTCTCCGGGGACAATACCAGGAATTTGGTACCTACGGCAGCTTTATCGAGCGCGGACAATGGCTACCAGACCACATTCTGGCTGAGCGCGAGGATATTCTGCAGCCGGACGATGTGTGTAATTTGCAGTTTACCAGTGGTTCGACTGGTAATCCCAAGGCTGCTATGTTGACGCACCA CAACCTAGTCAACAACTCGCGCTTCATTGGCGACCGCATGGACCTCAGCTCCTTCGATATCCTCTGCTGCCCACCACCGCTCTTCCACTGCTTCGGGCTGGTTCTCGGAATGCTAGCCGTAGTCACCCATGGATCGAAAATCATTTTCCCTGGAGAGACGTTCGACGCGAAGGCGGTGTTGCATGCGGTTTCCGACGAGAAGTGTACGGCGCTGCACGGGGTGCCGACGATGTTCGAGGCGATCCTTAGCGTTCCCAAGCCCGAGAACTTTGACTGCTCGAATCTGCGAACGGGGATCATCGCTGGGGCTCCCGTGCCGCGACCGTTGATGAAACGGTTGTTTGGGGAGTTGAATATGACCGAGTATACCAGTAGTTACG GCCTCACGGAAGCATCGCCAACCTGCTTCAATGCTCTCACCACTGACACCATCGAAACCCGACTCATGACTGTGGGTAAGGTCATGCCGCATGCAAAAGCCAAGATCATCGACGTGAAAGGCAACATCGTCCCAGTTGGCCAACGCGGAGAACTCTGCATGACTGGCTACCAACTCACAAAGGGATACTGGAACAACCCCGAGAAAACCAGCGAAACACTCACCACCGACGAAAACGGCGTGATCTGGCTGAAGACCGGCGACGAAGCCGTATTCACACCAGAGGGCTACTGCACCATCACCGGCCGCTTCAAAGACATAATCATCCGAG GCGGGGAGAACATATACCCCCTTGAGATTGAAGAGCGCCTGACCGCACACCCAGCCATCGAGGTAGCCTCCGTGATCGGCGTCCCGCACCAGAAATACGGGGAGGTCGTTGGCGCCTTCATCCTAGTGGCAGCGGGGTACACACGACCGTCGGACGAGGAACTCCGAGCGTGGACCCGCGAGACCCTGGGACGCCACAAGGCGCCGCAGCATGTGTTTGtgtttggggaggagggggtggACCGGACGATTCCTGTTACGGGGAGCGGCAAAGTCCGAAAGGTGGATTTGAGGAAGATGGCGGGCGGTGTTCTGGAACGGAGGGCTCAGTAG
- a CDS encoding uncharacterized protein (COG:J;~EggNog:ENOG410PGG3;~InterPro:IPR019432,IPR016181;~PFAM:PF13523;~SMCOG1203:putative siderophore biosynthesis protein;~antiSMASH:Cluster_3.1;~go_function: GO:0016746 - transferase activity, transferring acyl groups [Evidence IEA];~go_process: GO:0019290 - siderophore biosynthetic process [Evidence IEA]): MAPDQKLPGVRLPQPYKTSYALQVLSVEHGLRTFQLRRAARADDGIPPPASLDHASLKFTDLAQPDSTITAHPGNNSAWARAQRSPITKLSWDSTEAPSIGQIWNVIYALLTLCTDFEIFRVVLSGEGKELLAQELQAVGLATEHPDPSAPPGQPVPESTDHVGQLVVFRSMFWQGAGSPFGTRPAWIVGSDTEQPLPRSAAAYPTFPIQHTLTTKFPDVRVHAVHPIRPAKPAPGSRIYSRYIPHLDEFFSIWVLDYTNEEHLKLFNKWQNDPRVAQGWNETGTLDQHREYLRKIHEDRHQMAVLAKFNDTFFSYHEIYWAKEDHLGANYNADDYDCGRHSLVGDQRFRGQHRVMVWWCSIMHYMFLDEPRTNYIVGEPKFTNLAPLAYDHATGFNIEKLVDLPHKRSALVKCPREKFFHISPFRFDGSDHLERNPFRALKL, from the exons ATGGCCCCCGATCAGAAACTCCCTGGGGTGCGCTTGCCACAGCCCTACAAGACATCTTACGCACTTCAAGTCCTCTCCGTAGAACATGGCCTGCGGACCTTCCAACTGCGGCGTGCCGCTCGTGCGGATGATGGCATTCCCCCTCCTGCGTCGCTTGATCATGCTTCATTGAAATTCACAGACCTGGCCCAGCCCGATTCGACCATCACCGCGCATCCAGGAAACAACTCAGCATGGGCTCGCGCTCAGCGAAGCCCAATCACCAAGCTCAGCTGGGACAGCACCGAGGCACCATCAATCGGACAAATTTGGAACGTCATCTACGCCCTCCTCACCCTTTGCACCGATTTTGAGATCTTCCGCGTCGTGCTCTCAGGAGAGGGCAAGGAGCTGCTGGCACAGGAGTTGCAGGCAGTTGGTCTTGCCACGGAGCACCCCGATCCCTCTGCTCCCCCAGGTCAGCCGGTGCCAGAGTCTACAGACCATGTCGGTCAATTGGTCGTCTTTCGCAGCATGTTCTGGCAGGGAGCTGGCTCCCCGTTCGGAACGCGACCGGCGTGGATTGTTGGTTCTGATACTGAGCAGCCCTTGCCTCGTTCTGCAGCAGCCTACCCGACATTCCCGATTCAACATACCCTGACGACCAAGTTCCCTGACGTCCGCGTACATGCTGTCCACCCGATTCGCCCTGCAAAGCCAGCCCCGGGCTCGCGTATCTACAGTCGCTACATTCCGCATTTGGATGAGTTCTTCTCAATCTGGGTGTTGGATTATACCAACGAGGAGCATCTGAAGCTGTTCAACAAATGGCAGAATGACCCCCGGGTGGCTCAGGGCTGGAACGAGACTGGAACCCTAGATCAGCATCGTGAGTATCTGCGCAAGATTCACGAGGATCGTCATCAGATGGCGGTGCTTGCCAAGTTTAATGACACTTTTTTTTCGTATCATGAGATTTACTGGGCTAAG GAGGACCACCTGGGAGCCAACTATAACGCAGACGACTACGACTGCGGCCGCCACTCCCTCGTCGGCGACCAGCGTTTCCGCGGACAACACCGGGTGATGGTCTGGTGGTGCAGCATCATGCACTACATGTTCCTCGATGAGCCTCGCACAAATTACATCGTAGGCGAGCCTAAGTTCACCAACCTCGCACCACTAGCCTATGACCATGCCACGGGCTTCAACATCGAGAAACTGGTCGACTTGCCGCATAAGCGGTCAGCGCTGGTCAAATGTCCACGAGAGAAGTTTTTCCACATTTCACCGTTCCGGTTCGATGGGTCGGATCACTTGGAGCGGAATCCGTTCCGAGCGTTGAAGCTGTAA